The following proteins are encoded in a genomic region of Pirellulales bacterium:
- a CDS encoding alpha/beta fold hydrolase, translated as MWGAAALVLLTTGIVAAQEARSTFSPPDDIAHRTATIHSEGTRMAAEVFAPKNPAGEKLPTIVLSHGWGGVASQLRGDALAFARAGYLVLIFDYRGWGASDSRVILMGPPPERSKDLRFTAEVKEVREVVDPIDQTTDLANAVSWIYGEPQCDRERIGLWGSSYSGGHVVYVAARDPRVKATVSQVPAFDSRFVTLGDEAAKTYQEASDRTHGKLGYPPPGARVVGNLRGAPVREKLMQYAPVEDAARAPHCAMLFILAENEELFDNKDHGLKAFERATGPKKLITIPDITHYGVYTVAKKQAQEAAIAWYDEHLKAGQK; from the coding sequence GTGTGGGGTGCTGCTGCGCTCGTTCTGCTGACGACAGGCATCGTCGCCGCGCAAGAAGCACGCTCAACGTTTTCACCGCCGGACGACATCGCTCATCGCACGGCCACGATCCACAGTGAAGGGACGCGGATGGCGGCCGAGGTCTTTGCGCCGAAGAATCCCGCTGGCGAAAAGCTGCCAACGATCGTCCTCTCGCACGGCTGGGGTGGCGTGGCATCTCAGTTACGCGGCGACGCCCTGGCGTTTGCCCGGGCCGGTTACCTGGTATTGATCTTCGACTATCGTGGCTGGGGGGCGAGCGACTCGCGCGTGATCCTGATGGGCCCTCCGCCTGAACGCAGCAAGGATTTGCGCTTCACGGCCGAGGTGAAAGAAGTCCGCGAGGTCGTGGATCCGATCGATCAGACGACCGATTTGGCCAACGCCGTGAGCTGGATCTACGGCGAACCGCAATGCGATCGCGAGCGGATCGGCCTGTGGGGAAGCAGCTACTCGGGCGGCCACGTCGTGTACGTGGCCGCGCGCGATCCGCGGGTGAAGGCTACGGTCAGCCAGGTGCCGGCCTTTGATTCGCGATTCGTCACACTCGGCGACGAAGCCGCGAAGACCTATCAGGAAGCATCCGACCGTACGCATGGCAAGCTGGGCTATCCGCCGCCGGGGGCGAGGGTAGTTGGCAATCTGCGCGGCGCGCCGGTGCGCGAGAAGCTGATGCAATACGCGCCGGTCGAAGACGCCGCGCGGGCCCCGCATTGCGCAATGCTCTTCATCCTGGCCGAAAACGAAGAACTGTTCGACAACAAGGACCACGGCCTGAAAGCCTTCGAGCGCGCCACCGGCCCGAAGAAATTGATCACCATTCCCGATATCACGCACTACGGCGTCTACACGGTGGCCAAGAAGCAAGCGCAAGAGGCCGCCATCGCCTGGTATGACGAGCATCTCAAAGCCGGGCAGAAATAA